A genomic segment from Gossypium hirsutum isolate 1008001.06 chromosome D04, Gossypium_hirsutum_v2.1, whole genome shotgun sequence encodes:
- the LOC107898235 gene encoding uncharacterized protein — protein MSHASNNSSSSKAEAIIATQAQAASQTLPVTMSHNEKPAKFTKENFKTCLSNELYEVYSIKKMAKELWESLDHKYKTEDAGAKKLLVVKFLNFVMVDSKAVVNQNYLKHKRKEMTRKDLIVSLRIEEDNRGVAKRLNKATNPNFVKANVVEVKKDSKKRKHSQIGFKLGPKCGVFKKPKFQGKLPKRVRTNKANAVENISKEVSDLDLYAVIFEVNLVDSNLREWWVDTGATRHICYKKDSFVELIPCEKEEKLYMGNVTTSKIKGKGIVILKLTFGKELKVQNVLYVPDIHKNLVSGTLLSMHGFRMVFESQKFVLSKGGTNGEHMWE, from the exons ATGTCTCATGCGTCAAACAACTCATCCAGTTCAAAGGCTGAGGCGATTATCGCTACTCAAGCTCAGGCTGCTAGCCAAACGTTACCTGTGACTATGAGTCACAATGAAAAGCCTGCGAAATTCACTAAAGAGAATTTTAAAACATG TTTATCTAATGAACTTTATGAAGTATACAGTATTAAGAAAATGGCTAAGGAATTATGGGAATCGTTGGACCATAAATACAAAACTGAAGATGCTGGTGCTAAGAAATTATTAGTTGTTAAGTTTTTAAACTTTGTAATGGTTGATTCTAAAGCTGTTGTAAATCAG AACTATCTTAAGCATAAGAGAAAGGAAATGACAAGGAAAGATCTGATTGTTAGCCTTCGAATTGAAGAAGACAATCGAGGTGTGGCTAAAAGGCTAAACAAAGCAACCAATCCTAACTTTGTCAAGGCAAACGTAGTGGAAGTCAAGAAAGACtccaaaaaaagaaaacattCTCAGATTGGGTTTAAACTAGGACCAAAATGCGGTGTTTTCAAGAAGCCAAAATTCCAAGGAAA gcttCCAAAAAGGGTCAGAACAAACAAGGCCAACGCTGTGGAAAATATTTCTAAGGAAGTATCTGATCTTGACCTCTACGCTGTGATTTTTGAAGTCAACTTGGTTGATTCAAATCTAAGAGAATGGTGGGTTGATACTGGTGCCACACGTCATATTTGCTATAAAAAGGACTCCTTTGTTGAATTGATTCCTTGTGAAAAAGAGGAGAAACTATATATGGGCAACGTTACAACTTCCAAGATTAAGGGGAAAGGCATTGTAATTTTAAAGTTGACTTTTGGCAAAGAGTTGAAagttcaaaatgtgttgtatgtgCCTGACATACACAAGAATCTTGTCTCTGGGACCCTCCTAAGTATGCATGGCTTTAGGATGGTATTTGAATCCCAGAAGTTTGTTTTGTCAAAGGGGGGAACAAATGGGGAACATATGTGGGAATAG